One segment of Agromyces albus DNA contains the following:
- a CDS encoding lipase family protein: MTRTDRLNLSLLRLALGARRPKPARRMAAAVVVSMLAVGSLGGCSFGDDGQGPGERPAGPSSAPPSETPGDVVRSERLEGAAEGITAWRVLYRSTDLDGNDIVVSGLVAAPDEPSPPGGRTVVSWGHPTTGAAERCGPSLSAEPLSTIAGLEELVRAGYVVVATDYAGMGAPGPDSYLVGETEGRNVLDAARAARELDIGASDRVALWGYSQGGHAVLFAAQQAEPYAPELEVQAVAVAAPAIDLAALLDTAVADPSGLRLAAYTLDSYASVYAASPSPELQTILTSDAAAAVPRLAELCAFDQDTELDELSRTLVGRFLAADPRSTEPWAGLIAENTPGTAEFDAPLFVAQGAADTLIRPELTQAFVDLQRGLGTDVTSEVIGDTDHGLIPYRALPSLLPWLESTAPAVPAG, translated from the coding sequence ATGACGAGAACGGATCGCCTGAACCTGTCCCTGCTTCGCCTGGCCCTCGGCGCTCGCCGCCCGAAACCGGCGCGCCGGATGGCCGCCGCCGTCGTCGTCTCGATGCTCGCGGTGGGGTCGCTCGGCGGCTGCAGCTTCGGCGACGACGGCCAGGGGCCGGGCGAGCGTCCGGCGGGGCCGTCATCGGCGCCTCCCTCGGAGACTCCCGGCGACGTGGTGCGCAGCGAGCGGCTCGAGGGTGCAGCCGAGGGCATCACGGCCTGGCGCGTGCTCTATCGTTCGACGGATCTCGACGGCAACGACATCGTCGTTTCCGGCTTGGTCGCGGCACCCGATGAGCCGTCGCCGCCGGGCGGACGCACGGTGGTCTCGTGGGGGCATCCGACGACCGGTGCCGCCGAGCGCTGCGGGCCGTCGCTCAGCGCCGAGCCACTGAGCACCATCGCAGGGCTCGAAGAGCTCGTGCGCGCCGGGTACGTCGTCGTCGCCACCGACTACGCCGGCATGGGCGCTCCCGGACCCGACTCGTACCTCGTCGGCGAGACGGAGGGCCGCAACGTGCTCGACGCGGCGAGGGCGGCTCGCGAGCTCGACATCGGAGCGAGCGATCGGGTCGCGCTGTGGGGGTACTCCCAAGGCGGGCACGCCGTGCTCTTCGCCGCCCAGCAGGCCGAGCCGTATGCTCCCGAGCTCGAGGTCCAAGCGGTCGCGGTGGCGGCGCCGGCCATCGACCTCGCGGCACTGCTCGACACGGCTGTCGCCGACCCCTCCGGCCTCAGGCTCGCGGCCTACACCCTCGATTCCTACGCGTCGGTGTACGCGGCGTCACCGTCGCCCGAGCTGCAGACGATCCTGACTTCGGATGCCGCGGCGGCCGTTCCCCGTCTGGCGGAGCTCTGCGCCTTCGACCAGGACACCGAGCTCGATGAACTCAGCCGAACCCTCGTCGGCCGCTTCCTCGCCGCCGACCCGAGATCGACCGAGCCGTGGGCCGGCCTGATCGCCGAGAACACTCCCGGCACCGCCGAGTTCGACGCGCCGCTCTTCGTCGCGCAAGGAGCCGCCGACACGCTCATCCGCCCAGAGCTCACGCAGGCGTTCGTCGACCTTCAGCGAGGCCTCGGCACGGATGTCACGAGCGAGGTGATCGGCGACACCGACCACGGTCTCATCCCGTACCGAGCCCTGCCCAGCCTGCTGCCATGGCTCGAGAGCACCGCTCCCGCGGTTCCGGCAGGATGA
- a CDS encoding bifunctional nuclease family protein — MIQVRVLGIALDAAQQHIVLLKPLLDDGVAGRVLPIWIGAQEATSILIAVEGEQAPRPLSHDLMKTLLDTLDATVDRIEVTRIEEGTFYAEITLTTASGIRVIDARPSDAVALAVRAEAPLFVAEQVFDEAGIPAEFTEPAEEEEVDKFKQFLDEVDPEDFQG, encoded by the coding sequence ATGATCCAGGTCCGAGTTCTCGGCATTGCGCTCGATGCCGCGCAACAGCACATCGTCCTTCTCAAGCCGCTGCTCGACGATGGCGTCGCCGGACGCGTCCTGCCGATCTGGATCGGTGCCCAGGAGGCGACCTCCATCCTCATCGCCGTCGAGGGTGAGCAGGCGCCCCGGCCCCTGTCGCACGACCTCATGAAGACACTGCTCGACACGCTCGATGCCACGGTCGACCGCATCGAGGTGACCCGCATCGAGGAGGGCACGTTCTACGCCGAGATCACGCTCACCACGGCCTCGGGCATCCGCGTCATCGACGCGCGCCCGTCTGACGCCGTCGCGCTCGCGGTGCGCGCTGAGGCGCCGCTCTTCGTCGCCGAGCAGGTGTTCGACGAGGCCGGGATCCCCGCCGAGTTCACCGAGCCGGCCGAAGAGGAAGAGGTCGACAAGTTCAAGCAGTTCCTCGACGAAGTGGATCCCGAGGACTTCCAGGGCTGA
- a CDS encoding GNAT family N-acetyltransferase translates to MAIEVRPATVFVDVKAMVGPKRPDANVCWCLSYRIPSKENLELKGPARGELVQQLVGQDPPPGVLAYDGDEVVGWAAVHPRADTSFARNRKIPHVDDLEVWSVWCIRVRPGHRGGGISHHLLEGAVEFARDHGAPAIEGYPLDNDGQKIDLTMAYAGTRKLFEKAGFMKAADTDSVLNGFPRVLMRLDLR, encoded by the coding sequence ATGGCGATCGAGGTGCGCCCCGCGACGGTGTTCGTCGACGTGAAGGCGATGGTCGGGCCCAAGCGGCCCGATGCCAACGTGTGCTGGTGCCTGAGCTACCGCATCCCCTCGAAGGAGAACCTCGAGCTCAAGGGCCCGGCGCGCGGAGAGCTCGTGCAGCAGCTCGTGGGGCAAGACCCGCCGCCCGGTGTGCTCGCCTACGACGGCGACGAGGTGGTGGGCTGGGCCGCCGTGCACCCGCGTGCCGACACGAGCTTCGCGCGCAACCGCAAGATCCCGCACGTCGACGACCTCGAGGTCTGGTCGGTGTGGTGCATCCGCGTGCGACCGGGGCATCGCGGCGGGGGCATCTCGCATCACCTGCTCGAGGGCGCCGTCGAGTTCGCCCGCGATCACGGTGCACCTGCGATCGAGGGCTACCCGCTCGACAACGACGGCCAGAAGATCGACCTCACGATGGCCTACGCCGGCACACGCAAGCTCTTCGAGAAGGCCGGGTTCATGAAGGCGGCCGACACCGACTCGGTGCTGAACGGCTTCCCGCGCGTGCTCATGCGGCTCGACCTGCGCTGA
- a CDS encoding ABC transporter permease — protein MNLRTPARRRTRQGRDYGLVILAAPAVILLLVFSYGPMAGLVVAFQDFNIADGIFGSPWAGFENFEFFFTSGNAGRILWNTLFLNILFLAATLGVGILLALMLNEIRGRVTKRFFQSVIFIPYFVSPIVVSIFLQAFLAGPGGRGGLVNDFFNVFGFPSVSWYTEPGPWPWILTIVKVWQLGGYMSVIFLAAITSIPEEVYEAGMIDGASRAQMALRITTPLLKPTAAILLVLGVGRIFYGDFGTIYAIVGDNGTLFSTTDVIDTYVFRALRTFGDFGTTAAIGLFQSVVGFVLVVVATMVQRRYAKETTLL, from the coding sequence GTGAATCTCCGAACACCCGCACGGCGCCGAACTCGGCAGGGGCGCGACTACGGGCTCGTCATCCTCGCCGCTCCCGCCGTCATCCTCCTGCTCGTGTTCTCCTACGGCCCGATGGCCGGGCTCGTGGTCGCCTTCCAGGACTTCAACATCGCCGATGGCATCTTCGGCTCGCCGTGGGCGGGCTTCGAGAACTTCGAGTTCTTCTTCACCTCGGGCAATGCGGGGCGCATCCTCTGGAACACGCTGTTCCTCAACATCCTCTTCCTCGCCGCGACGCTCGGCGTCGGCATCCTGCTCGCCCTCATGCTCAACGAGATCCGCGGGCGCGTGACGAAGCGGTTCTTCCAGTCGGTCATCTTCATCCCGTACTTCGTCTCGCCCATCGTCGTGAGCATCTTCCTGCAGGCGTTCCTCGCCGGCCCCGGCGGGCGCGGGGGACTGGTGAACGACTTCTTCAACGTCTTCGGGTTCCCCTCCGTCTCCTGGTACACCGAGCCGGGCCCATGGCCCTGGATCCTCACGATCGTGAAGGTCTGGCAGCTCGGCGGGTACATGAGCGTGATCTTCCTCGCGGCGATCACCTCGATCCCCGAAGAGGTCTATGAGGCGGGCATGATCGACGGTGCGAGCCGGGCGCAGATGGCCCTGCGCATCACGACGCCGCTGCTCAAGCCCACCGCCGCGATCCTGCTCGTGCTCGGTGTCGGCCGCATCTTCTACGGCGACTTCGGCACCATCTACGCGATCGTCGGCGACAACGGCACCCTGTTCTCGACGACCGATGTCATCGACACCTACGTGTTCCGAGCCCTCCGAACCTTCGGTGACTTCGGCACCACCGCCGCGATCGGGCTCTTCCAGTCCGTGGTCGGCTTCGTTCTCGTCGTCGTCGCCACCATGGTGCAGCGGCGCTACGCGAAGGAAACGACGCTCCTATGA
- a CDS encoding carbohydrate ABC transporter permease: protein MTTTTVLTTTTLPTDAATPASPASVGTRTTGGPARRRIRQRPEAFTVVSYFGVIAFGLTCLIPFWMVVAGSLTAESTLSQRGYSFWPDPLSFDAYATIFSGNRVWLSYGATLFITIVGTAIAVAATSGIAWVIARGLAFVSRPLAIFAYIPMLFTGGLVPMYILVTQVLQLRNSLFAVILPLVIAPFLVFVQVSFFRATPQEILDSARIDGAGELRVFFQIVLPISKPVIAVIALFYAVTFWNEWFHALLFISDTDLYPLQLVLQNLISSVANAADLGSTVSAPVYQMRLAMTVITIGPILLAYPFAQRYFVKGLTLGATKG, encoded by the coding sequence ATGACCACGACGACCGTGCTCACGACCACGACCCTGCCGACGGATGCCGCCACTCCGGCATCTCCCGCATCGGTCGGCACCCGCACCACCGGCGGCCCGGCTCGTCGCCGCATCCGTCAGCGTCCCGAGGCGTTCACCGTCGTCAGCTACTTCGGCGTGATCGCATTCGGCCTGACCTGCCTGATCCCCTTCTGGATGGTGGTCGCGGGTTCGCTCACCGCCGAGTCGACGCTGTCGCAGCGCGGGTACTCGTTCTGGCCCGATCCGCTGTCGTTCGACGCCTACGCGACCATCTTCAGCGGCAACCGGGTGTGGCTGTCGTACGGCGCGACGCTGTTCATCACGATCGTCGGAACGGCGATCGCCGTCGCCGCGACATCCGGAATCGCCTGGGTCATCGCGCGAGGCCTGGCGTTCGTGAGCCGCCCCCTCGCGATCTTCGCGTACATCCCCATGCTCTTCACCGGCGGCCTCGTGCCGATGTACATCCTGGTCACCCAGGTGCTGCAGCTGCGCAACTCGCTGTTCGCGGTGATCCTCCCGCTCGTGATCGCCCCGTTCCTCGTCTTCGTGCAGGTCAGCTTCTTCCGGGCCACACCGCAGGAGATCCTCGACTCCGCTCGCATCGACGGCGCCGGAGAACTGCGCGTCTTCTTCCAGATCGTGCTGCCGATCTCGAAGCCGGTGATCGCGGTGATCGCCCTGTTCTATGCGGTCACGTTCTGGAACGAGTGGTTCCACGCGCTCCTGTTCATCAGCGACACCGACCTCTATCCGCTCCAGCTCGTGCTGCAGAACCTGATCTCGAGCGTCGCGAACGCCGCCGACCTCGGTTCGACCGTCTCGGCGCCGGTGTACCAGATGCGGCTCGCGATGACCGTCATCACCATCGGCCCGATCCTGCTCGCGTACCCGTTCGCGCAACGCTACTTCGTGAAGGGCCTCACCCT